A genomic stretch from Flavobacterium humidisoli includes:
- the trxB gene encoding thioredoxin-disulfide reductase: MSNTIEKIKCLIIGSGPAGYTAAIYAARANMNPVLYQGMQPGGQLTTTNEVENFPGYVDGVTGPEMMIQLQEQAKRFGADIRDGWATKVDFSGDIHKVWINDTIELHCETVIISTGASAKYLGLPSEQHYLNMGGGVSACAVCDGFFYRNQDVVIVGAGDSACEEAHYLSKLCKKVTMLVRSEKFRASKIMEERVRKTENIEILMNHDTVEVLGDNNVVHAIKALNKTTGETIEIPATGFFVAIGHKPNTDIFKDYITLDETGYIVNTPGTSKTNVEGIFVAGDAADHVYRQAITAAGTGCMAALDAERYLASKE, translated from the coding sequence ATGTCAAATACAATCGAAAAAATTAAATGCCTTATTATAGGTTCTGGTCCGGCAGGTTATACTGCAGCTATTTATGCGGCTAGAGCTAATATGAATCCAGTACTATATCAAGGAATGCAGCCTGGTGGTCAGTTGACTACAACTAATGAGGTGGAGAACTTTCCTGGTTATGTTGATGGAGTTACGGGACCTGAAATGATGATTCAGTTGCAAGAACAAGCAAAACGTTTTGGTGCTGATATTCGTGATGGCTGGGCTACAAAAGTTGATTTTTCTGGAGATATTCATAAAGTTTGGATTAATGATACAATCGAATTGCACTGTGAAACGGTAATTATTTCTACAGGTGCTTCGGCTAAATATTTAGGATTACCATCAGAACAGCACTATTTAAATATGGGTGGTGGAGTTTCTGCTTGTGCAGTTTGTGACGGATTCTTCTACAGAAACCAAGATGTTGTTATTGTTGGAGCAGGAGATTCTGCTTGTGAAGAAGCACATTATTTATCTAAGCTTTGTAAAAAAGTAACAATGTTGGTTAGAAGCGAAAAATTTAGAGCTTCTAAAATTATGGAAGAGCGTGTTCGTAAAACTGAAAATATCGAGATTTTAATGAATCACGATACGGTTGAAGTTTTAGGAGACAACAATGTTGTGCATGCTATTAAAGCTTTAAACAAAACAACTGGCGAAACAATCGAAATTCCTGCAACTGGTTTCTTCGTGGCAATTGGTCACAAACCGAATACAGATATTTTTAAAGATTATATCACCCTTGACGAAACTGGTTATATTGTAAATACTCCAGGTACATCTAAAACAAATGTAGAGGGTATTTTCGTAGCTGGTGATGCTGCAGATCACGTATACCGTCAGGCAATTACGGCTGCGGGTACAGGGTGTATGGCAGCTTTGGATGCTGAAAGATATTTGGCTTCAAAGGAGTAA
- a CDS encoding head GIN domain-containing protein: MIKIIIHITKFIIITITALLFASCNFNMNAIEGSGNVTTEKRTVQGEFKNISVSNAIDLVIVQSATTEITVEADDNLQKEIVTKVENGTLIIECKYSSFRNITSKTVTVKMPAIHKIEASSASTVEANGLIQGEDITLETSSAASMDVKIESDRIAIDAGSGSSVVIEGKALSLTTSVSSGGSIDAEKLMANDIQADASSGGTVSVKPILSLKADASSGGNINYSGTPKTIEKSATSGGSVNKS; encoded by the coding sequence ATGATAAAAATAATCATTCATATTACGAAATTTATAATTATAACTATTACTGCTTTATTGTTTGCTTCATGTAATTTTAACATGAATGCAATTGAAGGAAGCGGCAATGTTACAACAGAAAAAAGAACCGTTCAAGGAGAGTTTAAAAATATCTCTGTAAGCAATGCTATCGATTTGGTTATTGTACAGTCTGCCACTACAGAAATTACCGTTGAAGCCGATGACAATCTTCAAAAAGAAATCGTTACGAAAGTAGAAAACGGAACACTTATTATAGAATGCAAATACAGCTCTTTCCGCAACATTACATCAAAAACGGTAACGGTAAAAATGCCTGCTATTCATAAAATAGAAGCTTCAAGCGCTTCAACTGTCGAAGCCAATGGACTTATTCAAGGTGAAGACATTACTTTAGAAACTTCAAGTGCTGCTTCGATGGATGTTAAAATCGAATCGGACAGAATCGCAATAGATGCTGGAAGCGGAAGCTCTGTAGTTATTGAAGGGAAAGCATTAAGCCTTACTACTTCTGTTTCAAGTGGAGGAAGCATTGATGCCGAAAAATTAATGGCCAATGACATTCAAGCAGATGCTTCTAGCGGAGGAACAGTTTCTGTAAAACCAATCTTAAGCTTAAAAGCAGATGCTTCTAGCGGAGGAAATATTAACTACAGCGGTACTCCAAAAACAATTGAAAAATCTGCAACATCTGGAGGAAGTGTAAATAAAAGCTAA
- a CDS encoding PspC domain-containing protein, which translates to MNKTVNINLGGMFFHIDEDAYLKLTRYFDAIKRSLNNSSGQDEIIKDIEMRVSELLTEKQKSEKHVVGLKDVDEVIAVMGQPEDYRIEDEENANQSFNNYNARKHKKLYRDKENGMIGGVATGLGHYFGIDAVWIKIIFLIFVFAGFGTGILAYFVLWIVTPEAVTTSEKLEMTGEPVTISNIEKKVREEIDSLSEKFKNADYDKMGNQVKSGAGRISSSFGDFVMTVFKIFAKFLGVILIISGISTLIMLLIGVFTLGTNIFIDFPWQNFVEAGNFTEYPLWSFGLLMFFSVGIPFFFLTLLGFKLLSPNLKSIGNITKYTLLALWIISIAILTSIGIKQATEISYDNKVVEKKVLAIKPTDTLYIKFKYNDYYTKSLNHYREFEFVQDSANKELIYSNDVRIHVLRTDESTPFMQIEKSARGNSFTNAKKRAEKIDYKFQVNGNHLILDNYFLTDVKNKFKGQEVDIYLYLPEGQLVKPDSSIRDYYNSDDNFFELNYNGDYNYKVIGSKVKCLNCPADEDNDNDETDYENINEEVNDAINDAQIDATDTVREVSVKINGKEVINGKKTKGRLTTDKNGVIIKIN; encoded by the coding sequence ATGAACAAAACAGTAAATATTAACTTAGGCGGGATGTTTTTTCACATCGATGAAGATGCATACTTAAAATTGACACGCTACTTTGACGCTATAAAACGATCACTTAACAACTCATCTGGACAAGATGAAATTATTAAAGATATCGAAATGCGTGTTTCTGAATTGTTGACAGAAAAACAGAAAAGCGAAAAACATGTTGTTGGACTGAAAGATGTTGACGAAGTGATTGCTGTAATGGGTCAACCAGAAGATTATAGAATTGAAGACGAAGAAAACGCAAATCAATCTTTCAATAACTACAATGCAAGAAAACACAAAAAATTATATCGTGACAAAGAAAATGGTATGATTGGCGGTGTGGCGACAGGTTTAGGACATTATTTCGGAATTGACGCAGTTTGGATTAAAATCATATTCTTAATCTTCGTTTTTGCAGGTTTTGGAACAGGAATCTTGGCTTATTTTGTTCTTTGGATTGTAACTCCTGAAGCTGTTACAACTTCTGAAAAATTGGAAATGACAGGAGAACCGGTAACCATTTCTAACATCGAAAAAAAAGTTAGAGAAGAAATTGATTCGCTTTCTGAGAAATTCAAAAATGCGGACTATGATAAAATGGGAAACCAGGTAAAGTCGGGAGCTGGGAGAATAAGTAGTTCATTTGGAGACTTTGTTATGACGGTTTTTAAAATCTTTGCTAAATTTTTAGGAGTAATTCTAATTATCTCAGGGATTTCTACCTTAATCATGTTATTGATCGGCGTATTTACTTTAGGAACTAATATTTTTATTGATTTCCCTTGGCAGAATTTTGTTGAAGCTGGAAACTTTACAGAATATCCTCTTTGGTCATTCGGATTGTTAATGTTCTTTTCTGTTGGAATTCCGTTTTTCTTCTTAACTCTTTTAGGATTTAAACTGTTATCTCCAAATTTAAAATCAATCGGAAACATCACAAAATATACCCTTTTAGCTCTTTGGATTATTTCTATCGCAATTCTTACTAGTATCGGAATCAAACAGGCAACTGAAATTTCATACGATAATAAAGTGGTGGAGAAAAAAGTTCTGGCAATCAAACCTACTGATACTTTATACATTAAGTTCAAGTACAATGATTATTACACAAAAAGCTTGAACCACTATAGAGAATTTGAGTTTGTACAAGATTCTGCAAACAAAGAACTGATTTATTCTAATGATGTACGTATACACGTATTGCGCACAGACGAATCAACTCCGTTTATGCAGATTGAAAAAAGTGCAAGAGGAAACTCTTTTACAAATGCAAAAAAAAGAGCAGAAAAGATCGATTATAAGTTTCAAGTTAACGGAAATCATTTAATTTTGGATAACTATTTTCTGACAGATGTAAAAAATAAATTTAAAGGCCAAGAAGTTGATATTTATCTTTATTTACCAGAAGGGCAATTAGTTAAACCAGATTCTTCTATAAGAGATTACTATAACTCAGATGACAATTTCTTTGAATTAAATTACAACGGAGATTACAATTACAAAGTTATCGGATCTAAAGTAAAATGTTTAAACTGTCCTGCTGATGAAGATAATGACAATGATGAAACTGACTACGAGAATATAAACGAAGAAGTTAATGATGCCATTAATGATGCTCAAATTGATGCCACTGATACTGTAAGAGAAGTTTCGGTTAAAATTAACGGAAAAGAAGTTATCAACGGAAAAAAAACTAAAGGAAGACTAACCACTGATAAAAACGGAGTAATAATCAAAATTAACTAA
- a CDS encoding multicopper oxidase family protein has product MKIKYFFILFLIAFQLKAQKVVRYDLYVRDTIVNFSGKEKRAIAVNGQIPMPTLTFTEGDIAEIYVHNELKKETTSMHWHGLFLPNKEDGVPYLTQMPIEPGTTHKYTFPIIQNGTYWYHSHSGLQEQIGLYGLFIINKKKDDSTIRKGIDDLPTIPVILSEWSDLKPENIQRMLHNANDWFAIKKGTTQSYTEAVKQGHFSTKVTNEWKRMNAMDVSDVYYEKFLLNGKNEQQLSDFKPGSKVRLRIANGGASSYFWLTYGGGKITVVASDGNDVEPVEVDRLIIAVSETYDVVVTIPEDNKSFAFLATAEDRTGSASLFLGNGEKQPIHHLSKLKYFEGMKMMNDMMKMNGEMNDMGMNMSLNKMDMNAVMYPEISGEDENSKPMDHSGHNMEEMEIKSDSTETSEIVTLNYGMLKSPFKTNLPKDAPVKELRFTLSGNMNRYVWSLDNKVVSETDKILIKKGENVRIVLYNASMMRHPMHLHGHDFRILNEHGDYSPLKNVIDIMPMETDTIEFQANADGDWFFHCHILYHMMAGMGRIFSYENSAPNPLIHHPEMAFKMLKMDDRMFHFMAENDFASNGNDGEAMFSNTRWSIGTEWRLGYNDKHGYETKTHIGRYIGKNQWLMPFIGFDWRYRKMGMDEQEQNLFGQKNTKDNRSVFSAGLEYTLPMLIKAQVEVYTDGNVRLQFERKDIPLSQRLRMNLMWNTDKEYMAGLKYIVARNFGITTHYDSDMGIGFGLNLNY; this is encoded by the coding sequence ATGAAAATTAAATACTTCTTTATACTTTTCTTAATTGCTTTTCAGCTGAAAGCCCAAAAAGTGGTGCGATACGATTTATACGTTCGTGATACCATTGTCAATTTTTCGGGTAAAGAAAAACGTGCGATTGCTGTTAACGGGCAAATTCCAATGCCGACTCTAACTTTTACCGAAGGTGATATTGCTGAAATTTATGTGCATAACGAATTAAAAAAAGAAACGACTTCGATGCACTGGCACGGATTATTTCTGCCCAATAAAGAAGATGGTGTTCCGTATTTAACTCAAATGCCGATAGAACCTGGAACAACTCATAAATATACATTTCCGATTATTCAGAATGGAACGTATTGGTATCACAGCCATTCTGGTCTTCAGGAACAAATTGGTTTATACGGACTTTTTATTATCAATAAGAAAAAAGACGATTCAACAATCAGAAAAGGAATCGACGATTTACCGACAATTCCAGTTATTTTAAGCGAGTGGTCGGATTTGAAACCTGAGAATATTCAGCGAATGCTACACAATGCCAACGATTGGTTTGCTATCAAAAAAGGAACAACGCAAAGTTACACCGAAGCGGTAAAACAAGGACATTTTTCAACCAAGGTTACCAACGAATGGAAGCGAATGAATGCCATGGATGTGAGTGATGTTTATTATGAAAAATTTCTACTAAACGGAAAAAACGAGCAACAACTTTCGGATTTCAAACCCGGTTCGAAAGTCCGCTTAAGAATTGCAAACGGAGGCGCTTCCAGTTATTTCTGGCTGACTTATGGCGGAGGAAAAATCACCGTTGTCGCTAGTGACGGAAATGATGTTGAACCTGTAGAAGTCGATCGTTTAATTATTGCCGTTTCTGAAACCTATGATGTTGTGGTTACAATTCCAGAAGATAATAAATCTTTTGCTTTTTTGGCTACAGCCGAAGATCGAACAGGATCTGCTTCTTTATTTTTAGGAAATGGAGAAAAACAGCCCATTCATCATCTTTCAAAACTTAAATATTTTGAAGGCATGAAAATGATGAACGATATGATGAAAATGAATGGCGAAATGAATGATATGGGTATGAATATGTCTTTGAACAAAATGGATATGAACGCCGTAATGTATCCTGAAATTTCGGGCGAAGACGAAAATTCTAAACCAATGGATCATTCTGGTCATAATATGGAAGAGATGGAAATAAAAAGTGACAGCACTGAAACCTCCGAAATTGTGACTTTGAATTACGGAATGCTGAAATCGCCTTTTAAAACCAATCTTCCTAAAGATGCTCCCGTAAAAGAATTGCGCTTTACGCTCTCTGGAAATATGAATCGTTATGTCTGGAGTTTGGATAATAAAGTAGTTTCTGAAACCGATAAGATTTTAATTAAAAAAGGAGAGAACGTTCGTATTGTTTTATACAATGCTTCAATGATGCGCCACCCGATGCATTTACACGGACATGATTTTAGAATATTAAACGAACATGGCGATTATTCACCGCTAAAAAATGTCATCGATATTATGCCGATGGAAACCGACACAATCGAGTTTCAGGCAAATGCTGATGGTGACTGGTTTTTCCACTGTCATATTTTATATCATATGATGGCTGGAATGGGTAGAATTTTCAGTTACGAAAATTCAGCACCAAATCCACTGATTCATCATCCTGAAATGGCTTTCAAAATGTTGAAAATGGACGATCGTATGTTTCATTTTATGGCAGAAAATGATTTTGCGAGTAACGGAAATGATGGTGAAGCGATGTTCAGTAACACCCGTTGGAGCATTGGAACGGAATGGAGATTAGGTTACAACGACAAACACGGTTATGAAACGAAAACTCATATTGGACGTTACATTGGAAAGAATCAATGGTTAATGCCTTTTATAGGTTTTGACTGGCGTTATCGCAAAATGGGAATGGACGAACAGGAACAGAATCTTTTTGGCCAAAAAAACACCAAAGACAATCGTTCGGTTTTTAGTGCTGGTCTTGAATATACTTTACCTATGCTTATAAAAGCACAAGTTGAGGTTTATACGGATGGAAATGTTCGTTTGCAGTTTGAACGAAAAGATATTCCGCTTTCTCAAAGACTGCGAATGAATTTGATGTGGAATACAGATAAAGAATATATGGCTGGCTTAAAATATATTGTTGCCCGAAACTTCGGAATTACAACACATTATGATAGCGACATGGGAATTGGGTTTGGGTTGAATTTAAACTATTGA
- a CDS encoding DUF4870 domain-containing protein — METTTPLIMEKTSEKNTASFTHLSTLSQYIIPFGNYIFPLIIWTNYKDKSEFADHHGKQALNFQLSILLYSLILALIAIPIFVTVFLQNLPLEAVFNDDDFVIRNFNFQANIGLLSVGITAVVLFGVLKFVEFFLVIYASIKASNGELYKYPLTIPFIK; from the coding sequence ATGGAAACAACAACACCACTCATCATGGAAAAAACATCAGAAAAGAATACAGCATCATTTACTCATTTGAGTACTTTAAGCCAATATATAATTCCGTTTGGGAACTATATTTTTCCGCTAATCATTTGGACAAACTATAAAGACAAATCTGAATTTGCAGATCATCACGGAAAACAAGCTTTAAATTTCCAGCTAAGCATTTTGCTTTACAGTTTGATCTTAGCACTTATTGCCATTCCAATTTTCGTTACTGTTTTCTTGCAGAATCTTCCGTTAGAAGCTGTTTTTAATGACGACGATTTTGTAATTAGAAACTTTAACTTTCAAGCAAACATTGGACTTTTAAGCGTCGGAATTACTGCTGTGGTCCTTTTTGGAGTTTTAAAATTCGTTGAATTCTTTTTAGTGATCTATGCTTCAATAAAAGCTTCAAACGGAGAATTATACAAATATCCGCTTACGATTCCTTTTATAAAGTGA
- a CDS encoding PadR family transcriptional regulator, whose amino-acid sequence MNIENTKAQMRKGVLEFCILSVLKEKDAYTSEILDTLKNAKLLVVEGTVYPLLTRLKNDGLLNYRWEESTSGPPRKYYGLTEIGQTFLNELSGTWTELSDAVNLITNQNQ is encoded by the coding sequence ATGAACATTGAAAACACAAAAGCACAGATGCGCAAAGGTGTTCTTGAGTTTTGCATCTTATCAGTTCTAAAAGAAAAAGACGCATATACATCTGAAATATTAGACACTTTAAAAAACGCAAAATTACTAGTTGTAGAAGGAACCGTTTACCCGTTGTTAACTAGATTAAAAAATGACGGTTTACTTAATTATCGCTGGGAAGAATCGACCTCTGGACCACCGCGAAAATATTATGGGTTAACCGAGATAGGACAAACTTTTTTAAACGAACTTAGCGGCACCTGGACAGAATTATCTGACGCCGTAAATCTAATCACCAATCAAAATCAATAA
- a CDS encoding GIN domain-containing protein, whose translation MKKSTALLLLVFVTTLTFAQKREKIKGSKIVTTSVKEVGSFDALEVDDNIEVYLEQGEKNEIKIEADDNLHDIIGMDLREKTLRLYTNKESSIFKKLSVKVTYTKSLNKVIAKNEAIVYAIQELQLDDITMNCVDFSKLYLNVNAKKFTLIADDKSRTELNLKAEDGNLQLSKNAGVKTLVSAVKFKCDLYQKATAAIEGIAEKATIRLDNNSVFTGTKFTLKDANVTAEGSAVATILADTTIAIAAGDKSEISLYGDPKIDLTRFSEEAKLIKKPGATKAKTTTL comes from the coding sequence ATGAAAAAAAGTACAGCCCTGCTCCTATTAGTATTTGTTACGACTTTGACTTTCGCTCAAAAAAGAGAAAAAATTAAAGGTTCTAAAATTGTGACAACCTCAGTAAAAGAAGTCGGAAGTTTTGATGCCCTTGAAGTCGATGATAATATTGAAGTTTATTTGGAACAAGGAGAAAAAAACGAAATTAAAATTGAAGCCGATGACAATCTCCACGATATCATTGGAATGGATTTAAGAGAAAAAACACTTAGATTATATACCAATAAAGAATCTTCTATATTCAAGAAATTATCTGTTAAGGTTACTTATACTAAATCATTAAATAAAGTTATCGCTAAAAATGAAGCTATAGTTTATGCTATTCAGGAATTGCAATTAGATGATATTACAATGAACTGCGTTGATTTTTCTAAATTGTATCTGAATGTAAATGCAAAGAAATTTACTTTAATTGCCGATGATAAATCTAGAACAGAATTAAACTTAAAAGCTGAAGACGGAAATTTACAATTGAGTAAAAATGCGGGAGTTAAAACATTGGTTTCTGCTGTAAAATTCAAATGCGATTTGTATCAAAAAGCCACTGCTGCAATTGAAGGCATTGCCGAAAAAGCAACAATTAGATTAGACAATAATTCTGTTTTTACAGGAACCAAATTTACTTTGAAAGATGCAAATGTCACAGCTGAAGGTTCTGCCGTTGCTACTATTTTAGCAGATACCACTATTGCAATAGCAGCTGGAGACAAATCTGAAATTTCGTTATATGGCGATCCAAAAATAGACCTTACACGCTTTAGCGAAGAAGCAAAACTAATTAAAAAGCCAGGCGCAACAAAAGCAAAAACAACGACATTGTAA
- a CDS encoding heavy metal translocating P-type ATPase yields MTHQYIISGMSCNGCRTKVEKTLNEVEGVQAEVTLNPPTATITMEKHVPTEKFQEVLSAAGNYTIEMDSPKNHGEAAKSCCSGHKKENHNHHKTETKKVHQHSANGVYYCPMHCEGDKTYNKPGDCPVCGMDLVPQVAITATQFTCPMHPEIVSNEPGDCPICGMDLVPMQASESEENKTYSDLLKKMKIAILFTLPIFIISMSEMIPNNPLYNIISIEKWNWVQLLFSIPVLFYAGWMFFVRAYKSIVTWNLNMFTLIGIGTSVAFLFSIVGMFFPDIFPAEFKSHHGTIHLYFEAATVIITLVLLGQLLEAKAHGQTNGAIKELLKLAPTEATLVENGNDKVISIHNIKKGDLLRVKPGEKIPVDGKITSGESSIDESMITGEPIPVDKKTGDAVISGTINGTKSFVMLAEKVGSETMLSQIIQMVNDASRSRAPIQKLADRVSKYFVPTVVIISIVTFFAWAKFGPEPAYVYGLINAIAVLIIACPCALGLATPMSVMVGVGKGAQNGILIKNAEALENMNKIDVLITDKTGTITEGKPSVEKIFAIHNDEDFLLENIASLNQHSEHPLAQAVVSFAKAKNSSLKEVQGFETIAGKGVIGTIENKKVALGNKKLMDEIGVSVADDLESKVTAEQNLGKTISYIAIEKEVLGYVAITDAIKENSAKAIKELIAQGVEVIMMTGDNHNTAKAVAEHLHLSSFKADCLPEDKLKEIERLQAQGKIVAMAGDGINDAPALAQSNIGIAMGTGTDVAIESAKITLVKGDLNGIVKAKNLSHAVMSNIKQNLFFAFIYNTLGVPIAAGILYPFLGILLSPMLAAVAMSLSSVSVIVNALRLRNLKL; encoded by the coding sequence ATGACTCATCAATATATAATTTCAGGAATGTCTTGCAATGGATGTCGAACTAAAGTCGAAAAAACTTTAAATGAAGTTGAAGGCGTTCAGGCAGAAGTAACTTTGAATCCGCCAACAGCTACGATTACAATGGAGAAACATGTTCCGACAGAAAAATTCCAAGAAGTTTTATCTGCTGCTGGAAATTATACTATTGAAATGGATTCTCCTAAAAATCATGGCGAAGCTGCTAAATCTTGCTGTTCTGGTCATAAAAAAGAGAATCACAATCATCATAAAACAGAAACTAAAAAAGTACATCAGCATAGTGCAAATGGTGTTTATTACTGCCCAATGCATTGCGAAGGCGACAAAACGTATAACAAACCCGGAGACTGCCCAGTCTGCGGAATGGATTTAGTACCACAAGTTGCCATAACAGCAACGCAATTTACTTGTCCGATGCATCCGGAGATTGTTTCAAACGAGCCAGGCGACTGTCCGATCTGCGGAATGGATTTGGTTCCGATGCAAGCTTCTGAAAGTGAAGAAAACAAAACTTATTCTGATTTATTGAAAAAAATGAAAATTGCGATTTTATTTACGCTTCCAATTTTCATTATCTCTATGTCAGAAATGATTCCGAATAATCCACTTTACAATATAATCTCCATCGAAAAGTGGAATTGGGTTCAGCTTTTATTTTCGATTCCTGTTTTGTTTTATGCAGGATGGATGTTTTTCGTTCGCGCTTACAAATCTATTGTGACTTGGAACTTAAATATGTTTACTTTAATTGGAATTGGAACCAGCGTTGCTTTTCTATTTAGTATTGTTGGGATGTTTTTCCCAGATATTTTTCCAGCAGAGTTCAAATCGCATCACGGAACGATTCATTTGTATTTTGAAGCGGCGACCGTAATTATCACTTTAGTTTTATTAGGACAATTATTAGAAGCCAAAGCACACGGACAAACTAATGGAGCCATAAAAGAATTATTAAAATTAGCGCCGACAGAAGCGACTTTGGTCGAAAATGGAAATGATAAAGTAATTTCTATTCACAATATCAAAAAAGGCGATTTACTTCGTGTAAAACCTGGAGAAAAAATTCCAGTTGATGGTAAAATAACTTCTGGCGAAAGCAGTATAGACGAATCTATGATTACCGGCGAACCTATTCCAGTAGATAAAAAAACTGGCGATGCAGTAATTTCTGGAACTATAAACGGAACAAAATCTTTTGTAATGCTTGCTGAAAAAGTAGGTTCTGAAACGATGTTGTCGCAAATTATTCAAATGGTAAATGATGCCAGCAGATCTCGCGCTCCCATTCAGAAATTGGCCGATCGCGTTTCTAAATATTTTGTTCCTACAGTTGTTATTATTTCGATTGTAACCTTTTTTGCATGGGCAAAATTTGGTCCAGAACCAGCCTACGTTTACGGATTAATCAATGCCATTGCGGTTTTAATTATTGCCTGTCCGTGCGCACTCGGATTGGCAACTCCAATGTCGGTAATGGTTGGCGTGGGTAAAGGCGCTCAAAACGGAATCTTAATCAAAAATGCCGAAGCCTTAGAAAACATGAATAAAATTGATGTTTTAATTACCGATAAAACAGGAACAATTACAGAAGGAAAACCATCTGTAGAAAAAATATTTGCAATTCATAATGACGAAGATTTTCTGCTTGAAAACATAGCTTCTTTAAATCAACATAGCGAACATCCTTTGGCGCAGGCCGTAGTCTCTTTCGCGAAAGCAAAAAACAGTTCTCTGAAAGAAGTTCAGGGTTTTGAAACCATTGCTGGAAAAGGAGTTATTGGAACGATCGAAAACAAAAAAGTCGCTTTAGGAAATAAAAAATTAATGGATGAAATTGGAGTTTCTGTTGCTGATGATTTAGAAAGTAAAGTAACTGCCGAGCAAAATCTTGGAAAAACCATTTCATATATTGCTATTGAAAAAGAAGTTTTAGGCTATGTTGCCATTACCGATGCCATCAAAGAAAATAGTGCAAAAGCCATTAAAGAATTAATCGCTCAAGGTGTTGAAGTTATCATGATGACGGGCGATAATCACAATACAGCAAAAGCCGTTGCTGAACATTTGCATCTAAGTTCCTTCAAAGCCGATTGCCTTCCGGAAGATAAATTGAAAGAAATAGAACGTCTACAGGCTCAAGGAAAAATTGTGGCAATGGCAGGTGACGGAATCAATGATGCTCCTGCTTTGGCGCAATCCAACATTGGAATTGCAATGGGAACCGGAACGGATGTCGCTATAGAAAGTGCAAAAATTACTTTAGTAAAAGGCGATTTAAACGGAATTGTAAAAGCAAAAAACCTCAGCCATGCTGTAATGTCAAATATTAAACAGAATTTATTTTTTGCTTTTATATACAACACTTTAGGCGTACCAATTGCCGCAGGAATTTTATATCCATTTTTAGGAATATTGCTTTCGCCGATGTTGGCCGCGGTTGCTATGAGTTTGAGTTCAGTATCGGTAATTGTAAATGCTCTGCGATTGCGAAATCTAAAATTGTAG
- a CDS encoding DUF4442 domain-containing protein, giving the protein MALSVSKLNKFVLFKLPSAYFCGVRVKAIDSDSCIVSVKHRWINQNPFNSMYFAVQAMAAELTTGALVISQIQQSGKKISMLVANNKGNFTKKATGRITFVCNDGHLIAEAIKKTIETGEGQTFWMKSIGTNEEGIQVSEMDFEWSVRLK; this is encoded by the coding sequence ATGGCACTTTCTGTATCAAAACTTAACAAATTCGTCTTATTCAAATTACCTTCTGCATACTTTTGTGGTGTGCGTGTAAAAGCAATTGATAGTGATAGTTGCATTGTAAGTGTCAAGCATCGCTGGATCAATCAGAATCCGTTTAACTCAATGTATTTTGCAGTTCAAGCTATGGCAGCAGAGCTTACAACGGGAGCTTTGGTGATTTCACAGATTCAACAAAGTGGTAAAAAGATCTCGATGTTGGTGGCCAACAACAAAGGAAACTTCACAAAAAAAGCGACAGGAAGAATTACTTTTGTCTGCAATGACGGACATTTAATTGCCGAGGCAATAAAGAAAACCATAGAGACTGGAGAAGGACAGACATTCTGGATGAAATCTATTGGAACAAATGAAGAAGGAATTCAAGTTTCTGAAATGGATTTTGAATGGAGTGTAAGATTGAAATAG